The proteins below come from a single Isoptericola dokdonensis DS-3 genomic window:
- a CDS encoding C40 family peptidase, whose protein sequence is MNARTTTRGRHRAARRPLMAAPAGAAGRRVAVAAAAGGLLVSTIGGATAAHAAPVDADAAKKLSTVDLGALTDQARQALESAPVVTVAAEAKIDVEKVTPKAVKKVEIKAAPEPEPVIERTVAPSRSSERTDISSSSSTATETESETSTPVASNGSRGSQAVSIAARYIGVPYVVGGSSPSGFDCSGLVTYVYAQLGVSLPHSSSAIRSASNVSVVSQSEAQPGDLIWSPGHISIYAGGGQQVEATRPGGWTVRQSSLWQSSPVFLRVVG, encoded by the coding sequence TTGAACGCACGCACCACCACGCGCGGACGGCACCGCGCCGCACGCCGGCCCCTCATGGCTGCTCCTGCCGGTGCCGCCGGTCGACGGGTCGCCGTCGCCGCCGCTGCCGGTGGCCTCCTGGTCTCGACCATCGGTGGCGCCACCGCTGCGCACGCCGCCCCGGTCGACGCGGACGCCGCGAAGAAGCTCAGCACCGTCGACCTGGGTGCGCTGACCGACCAGGCCCGCCAGGCCCTGGAGTCCGCGCCGGTCGTGACGGTCGCCGCCGAGGCGAAGATCGACGTCGAGAAGGTCACGCCGAAGGCCGTCAAGAAGGTTGAGATCAAGGCCGCCCCGGAGCCGGAGCCCGTCATCGAGCGCACCGTGGCCCCGTCGCGGTCGTCCGAGCGCACCGACATCTCCTCGTCCTCGTCCACCGCGACCGAGACCGAGTCCGAGACCTCGACGCCCGTCGCCTCCAACGGCTCGCGGGGCTCGCAGGCCGTCTCCATCGCCGCGCGGTATATCGGCGTCCCGTACGTCGTCGGCGGCTCCTCGCCGTCCGGCTTCGACTGCTCGGGTCTGGTCACCTACGTGTACGCCCAGCTCGGCGTCTCGCTGCCGCACTCGTCCAGCGCGATCCGCAGCGCGAGCAACGTGTCCGTGGTCTCGCAGTCCGAGGCCCAGCCGGGCGACCTCATCTGGTCCCCGGGCCACATCTCGATCTACGCCGGCGGCGGCCAGCAGGTCGAGGCCACCCGCCCCGGTGGTTGGACCGTCCGCCAGTCCAGCCTCTGGCAGTCCAGCCCGGTCTTCCTCCGCGTCGTCGGCTGA
- a CDS encoding universal stress protein yields the protein MTRPEVVLVGVDGSPASLHALDWAAAYAERVGWGIHVVCSYSLPSFTAASLDGGYAALDDTAIAEGAKAVLAEAEARLAGRGLNVQGSVATGDAAGVLVELSAEHCLAVVGTRGRGGFTERLLGTVSSALPAHAHCPTVVVPYRGGADDPERRDGDAVHDVHRIVVGVDGSPSAEVALRHAVQQAETWGAELVAVAGVPLGTGAGMLAWLPSQIDHEQVLDDVKAGLDVIVDRVESEHPGLVIKRHVLDGSGAELLTEFSTAADLVVVGSRGRGGFRGLLLGSTSQAVLHHSKCPVLVVTRRCDKELQAESAA from the coding sequence ATGACACGTCCTGAGGTGGTTCTGGTCGGGGTGGACGGATCCCCGGCGAGCCTGCACGCCCTCGACTGGGCCGCGGCCTACGCGGAACGCGTGGGCTGGGGCATCCACGTCGTGTGCAGCTACTCGCTCCCGTCCTTCACCGCCGCGTCCCTGGACGGCGGGTACGCCGCCCTCGACGACACGGCGATCGCCGAGGGCGCCAAGGCCGTCCTCGCGGAGGCCGAGGCGCGGCTCGCGGGCCGCGGGCTGAACGTCCAGGGCAGCGTGGCGACCGGTGACGCCGCCGGCGTGCTGGTCGAGCTGTCCGCCGAGCACTGCCTGGCCGTCGTGGGCACGCGCGGCCGCGGCGGGTTCACCGAACGGCTGCTCGGCACCGTGTCCTCGGCGCTGCCGGCGCACGCCCACTGCCCGACCGTCGTCGTGCCCTACCGCGGCGGCGCCGACGACCCGGAGCGTCGCGACGGCGACGCCGTCCACGACGTGCACCGCATCGTCGTGGGGGTGGACGGGTCGCCGTCCGCCGAGGTGGCGCTGCGCCACGCCGTCCAGCAGGCCGAGACGTGGGGCGCGGAGCTCGTCGCCGTCGCCGGGGTGCCGCTCGGCACGGGTGCCGGGATGCTGGCGTGGCTGCCGTCGCAGATCGACCACGAACAGGTGCTCGACGACGTCAAGGCCGGTCTGGACGTCATCGTCGACCGGGTCGAGTCCGAGCACCCCGGCCTCGTGATCAAGCGGCACGTCCTCGACGGTTCCGGGGCGGAGCTGCTCACCGAGTTCTCCACGGCGGCCGACCTGGTCGTCGTCGGCTCCCGCGGCCGGGGCGGATTCCGCGGGCTGCTGCTGGGCTCGACCAGCCAGGCCGTGCTGCACCACTCCAAGTGCCCGGTGCTCGTCGTGACCCGGCGGTGCGACAAGGAGCTCCAGGCCGAGTCCGCCGCCTGA
- a CDS encoding ABC transporter permease, which translates to MTAVDISTTTLREAVALESHPTRPSAVSCSLTFAWRALLKIKHVPEQLFDVLVSPVIFTLMFTYLFGGALAGSTQTYIQFLLPGILVQTIVIVTVYTGYTLNTDITKGVFDRFRSLPIWRPAPIVGALLGDTVRYTIASIMCIGLGLILGFRPEGGFVGVVAGVALLLVFAFALSWIFTILGLLLRTPNAVMGVSMMVLMPLTFASNIFVDPATMPSGLQRFVELNPVTHVVTAVRGLMAGVPDTGEVVTVLVSAVVMTAVFAPITMHLYRTKH; encoded by the coding sequence ATGACCGCCGTCGACATCAGCACGACCACGCTGCGCGAGGCCGTCGCCCTGGAGTCCCACCCGACGCGGCCCAGCGCCGTGTCCTGCTCGCTGACGTTCGCGTGGCGCGCCCTGCTGAAGATCAAGCACGTGCCCGAGCAGCTCTTCGACGTGCTCGTCTCGCCCGTCATCTTCACGCTGATGTTCACCTACCTGTTCGGCGGGGCGCTGGCCGGGTCCACGCAGACGTACATCCAGTTCCTGCTGCCCGGCATCCTGGTGCAGACCATCGTCATCGTCACCGTGTACACCGGCTACACGCTCAACACGGACATCACCAAGGGCGTGTTCGACCGGTTCCGCTCCCTGCCGATCTGGCGGCCGGCACCGATCGTCGGGGCGCTGCTCGGGGACACCGTGCGGTACACGATCGCGTCGATCATGTGCATCGGGCTCGGGCTGATCCTCGGGTTCCGGCCCGAGGGCGGGTTCGTCGGCGTCGTCGCCGGGGTCGCGCTGCTGCTGGTCTTCGCCTTCGCGCTGAGCTGGATCTTCACGATCCTCGGGCTGCTGCTCCGGACCCCGAACGCCGTCATGGGCGTGTCGATGATGGTGCTCATGCCGCTCACGTTCGCGTCGAACATCTTCGTGGACCCGGCCACCATGCCGTCCGGCCTGCAGCGGTTCGTCGAGCTCAACCCGGTCACCCACGTCGTCACCGCGGTCCGTGGCCTCATGGCGGGCGTCCCCGACACCGGCGAGGTCGTCACCGTGCTGGTCTCCGCCGTGGTGATGACCGCGGTCTTCGCGCCGATCACCATGCACCTGTACCGCACCAAGCACTGA
- a CDS encoding ATP-binding cassette domain-containing protein, with protein MSDASDAPPLAVEATGLVKHFTSGKKTTKAVDGVDLAVPAGSVFGLLGPNGAGKTTVVRILATLLRADAGSARVLGHDVVAEADAVRGAVGLTGQYASVDEDLTGTENLLMLARLYGFRGPAAKSRVADLLEAFSLTDAGGRQVKTYSGGMRRRIDLAASLVLSPRVLFLDEPTTGLDPRSRNQVWDIVRVLVDDGATVLLTTQYLEEADQLADRIGVIDSGRLIAQGTPSELKRSVGEGSVDLRLADSARRAEAAEIVRRTLGTEPAIPTDPYALSARVPDDGAHLVAQVLPALGDAGIAVPEFSLGQPSLDEVFLTLTGKPLPTDEPDAEPAVAEEVSR; from the coding sequence ATGAGCGACGCTTCGGACGCACCGCCCCTCGCCGTCGAGGCCACGGGCCTCGTCAAGCACTTCACCTCCGGCAAGAAGACCACCAAGGCCGTCGACGGCGTCGACCTGGCCGTCCCCGCCGGCAGCGTCTTCGGCCTGCTCGGGCCCAACGGCGCCGGCAAGACCACGGTCGTGCGGATCCTCGCGACCCTGCTGCGCGCCGACGCCGGATCCGCGCGCGTGCTGGGCCACGACGTCGTCGCGGAGGCCGACGCCGTCCGTGGGGCCGTCGGCCTCACCGGGCAGTACGCGTCGGTGGACGAGGACCTCACCGGCACGGAGAACCTGCTGATGCTGGCCCGGCTCTACGGCTTCCGCGGTCCCGCCGCGAAGTCCCGCGTGGCCGACCTGCTCGAGGCGTTCAGCCTCACCGATGCGGGGGGCCGTCAGGTCAAGACGTACTCCGGCGGCATGCGGCGCCGCATCGACCTCGCGGCGTCCCTCGTGCTGTCGCCGCGGGTGCTGTTCCTCGACGAACCCACCACCGGCCTCGACCCCCGCTCCCGCAACCAGGTCTGGGACATCGTGCGGGTGCTCGTCGACGACGGCGCCACCGTGCTGCTCACCACGCAGTACCTGGAGGAGGCCGACCAGCTCGCCGACCGCATCGGCGTCATCGACTCCGGACGGCTCATCGCCCAGGGCACGCCGAGCGAGCTCAAGCGCTCCGTCGGGGAGGGCTCGGTCGACCTGCGGCTCGCCGACTCCGCACGCCGCGCCGAGGCCGCCGAGATCGTCCGCCGCACCCTCGGCACCGAGCCGGCGATCCCCACCGACCCCTACGCGCTGAGCGCCCGCGTGCCCGACGACGGCGCGCACCTCGTCGCCCAGGTCCTGCCCGCCCTCGGCGACGCAGGGATCGCCGTGCCCGAGTTCTCCCTCGGACAGCCGAGCCTCGACGAGGTGTTCCTCACCCTGACCGGCAAGCCCCTGCCCACCGACGAGCCGGACGCCGAGCCCGCCGTCGCCGAGGAGGTGTCCCGATGA
- a CDS encoding GntR family transcriptional regulator, with amino-acid sequence MTGIRVDLASPTPAYEQIRSQVAGLVSVGDLAPGDRLPASRTLAHDLGIAVGTVQRAYRELEQSGVVVSRRRTGTVVAADAALRAGQGGTGAGSGGLVRSARSFVEQARGDGLDDAAILDLVRAVLRDR; translated from the coding sequence ATGACCGGGATCCGGGTCGACCTGGCCTCCCCCACCCCCGCGTACGAGCAGATCCGCAGCCAGGTCGCCGGGCTCGTCTCCGTCGGTGACCTGGCCCCCGGGGACCGCCTCCCGGCGTCACGCACCCTCGCGCACGACCTGGGGATCGCCGTCGGCACCGTGCAGCGCGCCTACCGCGAGCTGGAGCAGTCGGGGGTCGTCGTCTCGCGTCGCCGCACCGGGACCGTCGTCGCCGCCGACGCCGCTCTCCGCGCAGGTCAGGGCGGCACGGGAGCTGGCAGCGGCGGGCTGGTGCGGTCCGCCCGGTCGTTCGTCGAGCAGGCCCGCGGCGACGGCCTGGACGACGCGGCGATCCTCGACCTCGTGCGTGCGGTGCTGCGGGACCGATGA
- a CDS encoding serine hydrolase domain-containing protein encodes MTLTGAVERTPAATPERLNATYLAQWVATQAARYRVPGVQFAVAVDDEVVLDGAWGVTDLTSGTPLRPDHLFRVASHSKTFTATAVARLVDAGSLRWDDPIGTYVPELDRTGVGEVTVREALGHTGGLLRDGRDADFWQLGLPFPDRAALLDAVLTGGEVLGRGEAFKYSNLAYGLLGLVVEAVTGERFADHVHRELLAPLGLDDTFGELDDEIVRRAVVGHSAPAPAAPGLPVVFADGRLPVAATTTGALAAATGFCSTARDLVRWAMAHCDGSTLLRPETRRLLQREESAFERPHAPRRAYGLGFELRDLDGRRLVGHSGGFPGQITRTWFDPTARVAVSVLTNAIDGPADAIATGLFALVAAALGADAASGTDTGADGTGDDARLADLDRWTGRFANLWGSTDVVRLGHDLWLIDPRRADPFDGAERLRVDGDVLRPETHAGFGPVGEPVHVLRDGDGTPSGVVVGGVTSWPADEFERQRQASTRR; translated from the coding sequence ATGACCCTCACCGGCGCCGTCGAGCGCACCCCCGCCGCGACGCCGGAACGCCTCAACGCGACGTACCTCGCGCAGTGGGTCGCCACCCAGGCCGCCCGGTACCGGGTGCCGGGCGTGCAGTTCGCGGTCGCCGTCGACGACGAGGTCGTGCTCGACGGCGCGTGGGGCGTCACCGACCTCACGTCCGGCACGCCGCTGCGCCCCGACCACCTGTTCCGCGTCGCGTCGCACTCCAAGACGTTCACCGCCACCGCGGTCGCGCGGCTCGTCGACGCGGGCTCGCTGCGCTGGGACGACCCGATCGGCACCTACGTGCCCGAGCTCGACCGCACCGGCGTCGGGGAGGTCACGGTCCGCGAGGCCCTCGGCCACACCGGCGGGCTGCTGCGGGACGGTCGTGACGCCGACTTCTGGCAGCTCGGCCTGCCGTTCCCCGACCGCGCCGCCCTGCTCGACGCCGTCCTCACCGGCGGGGAGGTCCTCGGCCGCGGCGAGGCGTTCAAGTACTCCAACCTCGCCTACGGCCTGCTCGGGCTCGTCGTGGAGGCCGTCACGGGGGAGCGGTTCGCCGACCACGTGCACCGCGAGCTCCTCGCGCCCCTCGGCCTGGACGACACCTTCGGCGAGCTCGACGACGAGATCGTGCGCCGCGCCGTCGTCGGGCACAGCGCCCCCGCCCCCGCCGCGCCCGGCCTGCCCGTCGTGTTCGCCGACGGTCGCCTGCCGGTGGCCGCGACGACCACCGGTGCGCTCGCCGCCGCCACGGGCTTCTGCTCCACGGCCCGGGACCTGGTGCGCTGGGCCATGGCGCACTGCGACGGCTCGACCCTGCTGCGACCCGAGACGCGTCGGCTGCTCCAGCGCGAGGAGTCCGCGTTCGAGCGGCCGCACGCGCCGCGCCGCGCGTACGGCCTCGGCTTCGAGCTGCGCGACCTCGACGGGCGTCGGCTCGTCGGTCACTCGGGCGGCTTCCCCGGGCAGATCACCCGGACCTGGTTCGACCCGACCGCCCGCGTCGCGGTGTCCGTCCTGACGAACGCGATCGACGGTCCGGCCGACGCGATCGCGACGGGCCTGTTCGCGCTGGTCGCGGCGGCGCTCGGTGCCGACGCGGCGTCCGGCACCGACACCGGGGCCGACGGCACGGGCGACGACGCACGGCTCGCCGACCTCGACCGGTGGACCGGACGGTTCGCCAACCTGTGGGGCAGCACCGACGTCGTGCGTCTCGGCCACGACCTCTGGCTGATCGACCCGCGCCGCGCGGACCCGTTCGACGGCGCGGAGCGGCTGCGGGTCGACGGGGACGTCCTGCGACCCGAGACCCACGCCGGGTTCGGGCCCGTCGGGGAGCCGGTGCACGTCCTGCGCGATGGCGACGGCACGCCGAGCGGGGTCGTCGTGGGTGGCGTGACCTCCTGGCCGGCGGACGAGTTCGAGCGGCAGCGGCAGGCCAGCACCCGCCGCTGA
- a CDS encoding pectinesterase family protein, which produces MRHRHTARLVAAAGAPLLALTLLAPGAQAAEADSPDPAAAGSALLDRIGAPGTTTVDGPVWSPVATGFASTATDDLPHGTTGGAGGRTVVVRDADQLAEQAASAGPLTILVRGEIVVGDGDMIEVASDKTIAGIGRDPEIVDGGLFLDEVSNVIVRNLTFRDSYVAGDWDGKDPDNDNDGIRLDTSSHVWIDHNEFTRLGDGQVDVRKDSTAVTLSWNQFRDHNKTVGVGWTDNVVTTITMHHNEFSNTFQRNASIDNVAAGHLYNNWFSGQTHYGTMSRGASQLVVESSVYEHGEDAIVAKDPASRVDSRDNRFTNIRGRKDDTGPTFDPSTFYPYDADPVGTVAALVGAHAGPLGRDETVKRRVTVALDGTGDYASIGAAVGAASRAAHPVEVVVAPGVYREVVRIWPGTDDLTIRGATRDAQDVVISYDLAAGQTKFYGGTWGHTGSPTVSVLADDVTLRDVTIENAYDEAANGGSQALALRTSGDRIVLDGVRLLGNQDTYLADPGSKPTPSRVWMTDSYVEGDVDFVYGGGTLVVEDSRIHSLDRGQEVNGYVAAPATVPGGRGFLFVDSRFTSDAAAGSVFLGRPWHPSSNPLVEPSMVVRDSWLGAHVGTPAWSDMSGWAWEDDFLREHRNDGPGAGTGDGRPQLSRAEAREHTREAYLSGADRWRPWRG; this is translated from the coding sequence ATGAGACACCGTCACACCGCCCGCCTGGTGGCCGCCGCCGGCGCACCGCTGCTCGCACTCACCCTGCTCGCCCCTGGCGCGCAGGCCGCGGAGGCCGACTCCCCCGACCCGGCCGCGGCCGGCAGCGCGCTGCTGGACCGCATCGGCGCGCCCGGCACCACCACCGTCGACGGCCCCGTCTGGTCGCCCGTCGCGACCGGCTTCGCCTCCACCGCGACGGACGACCTCCCGCACGGCACGACCGGCGGCGCGGGCGGACGCACCGTCGTCGTGCGCGACGCCGACCAGCTCGCCGAGCAGGCCGCGTCGGCCGGGCCGCTGACCATCCTCGTCCGGGGCGAGATCGTGGTCGGCGACGGCGACATGATCGAGGTCGCCTCGGACAAGACCATCGCCGGGATCGGGCGCGACCCCGAGATCGTCGACGGCGGGCTCTTCCTCGACGAGGTCTCCAACGTCATCGTCCGCAACCTGACGTTCCGCGACTCGTACGTCGCCGGTGACTGGGACGGCAAGGACCCCGACAACGACAACGACGGCATCCGCCTCGACACGTCCTCCCACGTGTGGATCGACCACAACGAGTTCACCCGGCTCGGCGACGGCCAGGTCGACGTCCGCAAGGACTCCACCGCCGTGACGCTGTCCTGGAACCAGTTCCGCGACCACAACAAGACGGTCGGCGTCGGCTGGACCGACAACGTCGTCACGACGATCACGATGCACCACAACGAGTTCTCGAACACGTTCCAGCGCAACGCCAGCATCGACAACGTCGCGGCCGGGCACCTGTACAACAACTGGTTCTCCGGCCAGACCCACTACGGCACGATGTCGCGCGGCGCGTCGCAGCTCGTCGTCGAGTCGAGCGTGTACGAGCACGGCGAGGACGCGATCGTCGCGAAAGACCCCGCCTCCCGCGTCGACTCGCGCGACAACCGGTTCACGAACATCCGCGGCCGCAAGGACGACACCGGCCCGACCTTCGACCCGTCGACCTTCTACCCGTACGACGCCGACCCCGTGGGCACGGTCGCCGCTCTCGTCGGCGCGCACGCGGGCCCGCTCGGCCGGGACGAGACGGTGAAGCGTCGCGTCACCGTTGCCCTGGACGGCACGGGCGACTACGCGAGCATCGGCGCGGCCGTCGGCGCCGCGTCCCGCGCCGCCCACCCCGTCGAGGTCGTGGTGGCCCCGGGCGTGTACCGCGAGGTGGTGCGCATCTGGCCCGGCACCGACGACCTGACGATCCGTGGTGCGACCCGTGACGCGCAGGACGTGGTGATCAGCTACGACCTCGCGGCGGGGCAGACCAAGTTCTACGGCGGCACCTGGGGGCACACCGGGTCCCCCACCGTGTCGGTGCTCGCCGACGACGTCACCCTGCGGGACGTCACGATCGAGAACGCCTACGACGAGGCCGCGAACGGCGGCAGCCAGGCGCTCGCGCTGCGCACGTCCGGCGACCGCATCGTGCTGGACGGCGTCCGCCTGCTCGGCAACCAGGACACCTACCTGGCGGACCCGGGCTCGAAGCCGACGCCGTCGCGCGTGTGGATGACCGACTCCTACGTCGAGGGCGACGTCGACTTCGTCTACGGCGGCGGCACGCTCGTCGTGGAGGACTCGCGGATCCACTCGCTCGACCGCGGCCAGGAGGTCAACGGCTACGTCGCGGCTCCGGCGACCGTGCCCGGCGGCCGGGGGTTCCTCTTCGTGGACTCCCGGTTCACCTCGGACGCGGCCGCCGGGTCGGTGTTCCTCGGCCGTCCGTGGCACCCCAGCAGCAACCCGCTGGTGGAGCCGTCGATGGTGGTGCGGGACTCGTGGCTGGGTGCGCACGTCGGCACCCCGGCCTGGTCGGACATGAGCGGCTGGGCGTGGGAGGACGACTTCCTGCGCGAGCACCGCAACGACGGGCCCGGCGCCGGGACCGGCGACGGCCGCCCGCAGCTCTCCCGCGCCGAGGCCCGCGAGCACACGCGCGAGGCGTACCTGTCCGGCGCCGACCGCTGGCGCCCCTGGCGGGGCTGA
- a CDS encoding pectinesterase family protein, with product MPFVPVRHPRSGPPRRPPGRARRARRWTAALGVPTLALTLLAPAAQAAPAATEAPRSAHVTAGHETAGHELLRRLHAPRTTTADGPVWSPVATGFASTATDDLPHGTTGGAGGRTVVVRDAAALAEQAAAEGPRTILVDGTIEIGDGDMIEVASDKTIAGAASGGELVDGGLFLDRVSNVVVRNLTFRDSYVAGDWDGKASDNDNDGIRIDTSSHVWIDHNEFTRLGDGQVDVRKDSTAVTLSWNHFRDHNKTVGVGWTDDVVTTITLHHNRFTNVHQRNASLDNVAAGHVYNNWLSGVSSYGMNARGGAQVLVEASVFEHARKPLIADDGGHVHQRGNVFRDVWGEAPAETGPTFEASDHYSYRLDDVRAVPRLLSRHAGPVVGTAERAARRVVVAQDGAGDFLSIHAAVGAAARTPHPVEIVVRPGTYREVVTLWPGADRLTVRGATGDPSDVVVTYDKPDSDWANTPTLTVLADRVTLRDLTLANTYDGAAGPSPAYALRDAGERTVLRDVVVLGDTTEGDPR from the coding sequence ACCGAGGCCCCGCGCAGCGCCCACGTGACCGCCGGTCACGAGACCGCCGGTCACGAGCTGCTGCGCCGGCTCCACGCCCCCCGGACGACGACCGCCGACGGCCCCGTCTGGTCGCCCGTCGCCACCGGCTTCGCCTCCACCGCGACGGACGACCTGCCGCACGGCACGACCGGCGGCGCGGGCGGACGCACCGTCGTCGTGCGGGACGCGGCCGCGCTCGCCGAGCAGGCCGCCGCCGAGGGACCCCGGACGATCCTCGTCGACGGCACGATCGAGATCGGCGACGGCGACATGATCGAGGTCGCCTCCGACAAGACCATCGCCGGTGCCGCGTCGGGCGGCGAGCTCGTCGACGGCGGGCTCTTCCTCGACCGGGTCTCCAACGTGGTCGTCCGCAACCTGACGTTCCGCGACTCGTACGTCGCCGGCGACTGGGACGGCAAGGCGTCGGACAACGACAACGACGGCATCCGCATCGACACCTCGTCCCACGTGTGGATCGACCACAACGAGTTCACCCGGCTCGGCGACGGCCAGGTCGACGTCCGCAAGGACTCCACCGCCGTCACCCTGTCCTGGAACCACTTCCGCGACCACAACAAGACCGTCGGCGTCGGCTGGACCGACGACGTCGTCACGACGATCACGCTGCACCACAACCGGTTCACCAACGTGCACCAGCGCAACGCCAGCCTGGACAACGTCGCGGCCGGGCACGTGTACAACAACTGGCTCTCGGGCGTCAGCTCGTACGGGATGAACGCCCGCGGCGGGGCCCAGGTGCTCGTCGAGGCCAGCGTGTTCGAGCACGCCCGCAAGCCGCTCATCGCGGACGACGGCGGCCACGTGCACCAGCGCGGCAACGTGTTCCGCGACGTGTGGGGCGAGGCGCCCGCCGAGACCGGGCCCACGTTCGAGGCCTCGGACCACTACTCCTACCGGCTCGACGACGTCCGTGCGGTCCCGCGGCTGCTGAGCCGCCACGCGGGTCCGGTCGTCGGCACGGCGGAGCGGGCGGCGCGGCGGGTCGTCGTCGCCCAGGACGGCGCCGGCGACTTCCTGTCGATCCACGCGGCGGTGGGTGCGGCCGCCCGCACCCCGCACCCCGTCGAGATCGTCGTCCGCCCCGGCACCTACCGCGAGGTGGTGACCCTCTGGCCGGGTGCCGACCGGCTGACGGTCCGGGGCGCGACCGGCGACCCGTCCGACGTCGTCGTCACCTACGACAAGCCCGACAGCGACTGGGCGAACACCCCCACCCTGACCGTCCTCGCGGACCGCGTCACCCTGCGCGACCTGACCCTCGCCAACACCTACGACGGCGCGGCCGGTCCGAGCCCCGCCTACGCCCTGCGCGACGCCGGTGAGCGCACCGTCCTGCGCGACGTCGTCGTCCTCGGCGACACGACCGAAGGAGACCCCCGATGA